Proteins from one Setaria italica strain Yugu1 chromosome V, Setaria_italica_v2.0, whole genome shotgun sequence genomic window:
- the LOC101782299 gene encoding pathogen-related protein, translating to MAAAAEVGAGDKYRSFIHGESEKDTVWRYGAPPNYDVVNKLFEAERTRVWPEGSLEEKVQRLLKTWEMELVHKVRPEDQKTVNSEKYSASNNGMKAQSRAELMAIGSYNHFLRTKLPPEHRIFDPDQETLDSAMATFLTAFPRGFAIEVLDVYSGPPKIAFKFRHWGYMEGPFKGHPPHGQRVEFIGVCIFHVDEEMKVEKSEYFYERGNFLASFLSPPDAAPGSGSAGSGSGCPVMRGN from the exons atggcggcggccgcggaggtggGAGCAGGGGACAAGTACCGGTCCTTCATCCACGGCGAGAGCGAGAAGGACACCGTGTGGAGGTACGGCGCGCCGCCCAACTACGACGTCGTCAACAAGCTCTTCGAGGCGGAGAGGACGCGGGTGTGGCCCGAGGGCtccctggaggagaaggtgcaGCGGCTGCTCAAGACATGGGAGATGGAGCTCGTCCACAAGGTCCGCCCCGAGGACCAGAAGACCGTCAACTCCGAAAAGTACTCCGCCAGCAACAACG GGATGAAGGCCCAGAGCCGGGCGGAGCTGATGGCGATCGGCAGTTACAACCACTTCCTGCGCACCAAGCTCCCGCCGGAGCACCGCATCTTCGACCCGGACCAGGAGACGCTCGACTCCGCCATGGCCACGTTCCTCACGGCGTTCCCGAGGGGGTTCGCCATCGAGGTGCTCGACGTCTACAGCGGCCCGCCCAAGATCGCCTTCAAGTTCCGGCACTGGGGGTACATGGAGGGGCCATTCAAGGGCCACCCGCCGCACGGCCAGCGCGTCGAGTTCATCGGCGTCTGCATCTTCCAC GTTGACGAGGAGATGAAGGTGGAGAAGTCGGAGTACTTCTACGAGCGCGGCAACTTCCTGGCCAGCTTCTTGAGCCCGCCCGATGCTGCGCCAGGTTCAGGTTCAGCAGGTTCAGGATCGGGATGCCCCGTGATGCGTGGGAACTGA
- the LOC101783931 gene encoding sugar transporter ERD6-like 5 isoform X3: MEHEDQEAQKPLLATAAAGSSGDGRQGASSPSSSSSIAVVVASTAVAVAGSFEFGISVGYSSPSQPGIMRDLDLSLAEYSVFGSILTIGAMLGAIVSGTVADRVGRRFAMAISDLLCILGYLLITFSQNFWWLDIGRLSIGCGIGLLSYVVPVYISEITPKNLRGGFATVNQFMICCGASLAYVLGTFITWRTLAIIGVAPCLLQLVGLLVTPESPRWLARFGHPGAFEAALQKLRGKGTDISDEALEIKDFTEKLQHLPESKMLDLFQKAYIRAVTVGVGLMVLQQFGGVNAICFYASEIFVSAGFSSGNTGMLAMVAVQIPMTGLGVLLMDKAGRRPLLMVSAAGTCLGCLLVGLSFLAKEHHWGKDLNILLALAGILIFTGSFSLGMGGIPWVIMSEIFPINMKGAAGSLVTLVSWLGSWIISYAFNFLLVWNSYGTFFIFATVCGLTVVFVERLVPETKGRTLEEIQASMNSSLTGPFQ, from the exons ATGGAGCATGAGGATCAAGAAGCCCAGAAGCCTCTcctggccacggcggcggccggaagcAGCGGTGATGGCCGTCAGGGAGCTTCgtctccctcctcttcctcttcgatTGCGGTGGTGGTCGCCAGCACTGCCGTCGCAGTCGCCGGATCCTTCGAGTTCGGCATCTCG GTGGGCTACTCGTCGCCTTCCCAGCCGGGCATCATGCGTGATCTCGACCTCTCCTTAGCCGAG TACTCTGTCTTTGGCTCCATACTAACGATTGGAGCAATGCTAGGAGCTATTGTCAGTGGCACCGTGGCAGACCGTGTCGGTCGAAGATTC GCAATGGCAATATCAGATCTTCTCTGCATTCTTGGATATCTCCTGATAACCTTTTCCCAG AATTTTTGGTGGCTTGACATTGGAAGGCTCTCAATTGGATGTGGAATTGGCCTTCTTTCATATGTG GTTCCAGTCTATATATCAGAGATAACACCAAAGAATCTTAGAGGAGGGTTCGCAACTGTAAACCAG TTTATGATCTGTTGTGGGGCATCGCTGGCGTATGTTTTGGGGACCTTTATCACTTGGCGTACCTTGGCAATCATTG GAGTGGCACCATGTTTGCTGCAATTGGTTGGCCTTCTTGTGACTCCTGAATCCCCCAGATGGCTG GCAAGGTTTGGACATCCAGGTGCATTTGAGGCAGCATTGCAGAAGCTAAGGGGAAAGGGAACTGATATATCTGATGAAGCATTAGAAATCAAA GATTTTACAGAAAAGCTTCAGCACTTACCAGAGTCAAAGATGTTGGACCTGTTTCAAAAGGCTTATATTCGTGCTGTTACA GTTGGAGTTGGGCTAATGGTCCTTCAACAGTTTGGGGGAGTGAATGCCATTTGCTTCTATGCCAGTGAAATATTTGTTTCAGCCG GTTTCTCATCAGGAAACACAGGAATGCTTGCTATGGTTGCTGTCCAG ATTCCGATGACGGGATTAGGGGTACTTCTAATGGACAAGGCTGGAAGGAGGCCACTTTTGATG GTCTCTGCAGCTGGAACATGCCTGGGTTGCCTACTAGTTGGTTTGTCATTCTTAGCGAAG GAACATCACTGGGGAAAGGACCTGAACATATTGCTGGCTTTGGCAGGCATTCTG ATTTTCACAGGATCCTTTTCACTAGGCATGGGGGGAATACCATGGGTTATAATGTCAGAG ATCTTTCCCATAAACATGAAAGGAGCAGCAGGAAGCCTTGTGACCCTAGTAAGCTGGCTCGGCTCATGGATCATCTCGTACGCCTTCAACTTTCTCCTGGTGTGGAACTCTTATG GCACGTTCTTCATCTTTGCAACAGTCTGTGGCCTCACGGTCGTGTTTGTGGAGCGGCTAGTGCCGGAAACCAAAGGAAGAACCCTAGAAGAGATTCAAGCCTCCATGAACTCGTCCTTAACGGGACCCTTTCAGTAA
- the LOC101783931 gene encoding sugar transporter ERD6-like 5 isoform X1: MEHEDQEAQKPLLATAAAGSSGDGRQGASSPSSSSSIAVVVASTAVAVAGSFEFGISVGYSSPSQPGIMRDLDLSLAEVPSCIRLLVLLTRTTEHWVVSPATYSYHAHMQYSVFGSILTIGAMLGAIVSGTVADRVGRRFAMAISDLLCILGYLLITFSQNFWWLDIGRLSIGCGIGLLSYVVPVYISEITPKNLRGGFATVNQFMICCGASLAYVLGTFITWRTLAIIGVAPCLLQLVGLLVTPESPRWLARFGHPGAFEAALQKLRGKGTDISDEALEIKDFTEKLQHLPESKMLDLFQKAYIRAVTVGVGLMVLQQFGGVNAICFYASEIFVSAGFSSGNTGMLAMVAVQIPMTGLGVLLMDKAGRRPLLMVSAAGTCLGCLLVGLSFLAKEHHWGKDLNILLALAGILIFTGSFSLGMGGIPWVIMSEIFPINMKGAAGSLVTLVSWLGSWIISYAFNFLLVWNSYGTFFIFATVCGLTVVFVERLVPETKGRTLEEIQASMNSSLTGPFQ; the protein is encoded by the exons ATGGAGCATGAGGATCAAGAAGCCCAGAAGCCTCTcctggccacggcggcggccggaagcAGCGGTGATGGCCGTCAGGGAGCTTCgtctccctcctcttcctcttcgatTGCGGTGGTGGTCGCCAGCACTGCCGTCGCAGTCGCCGGATCCTTCGAGTTCGGCATCTCG GTGGGCTACTCGTCGCCTTCCCAGCCGGGCATCATGCGTGATCTCGACCTCTCCTTAGCCGAGGTACCCTCCTGTATTAGATTGCTCGTCTTGTTGACAAGAACAACTGAACACTGGGTAGTGTCCCCTGCAACTTACTCTTATCATGCTCATATGCAGTACTCTGTCTTTGGCTCCATACTAACGATTGGAGCAATGCTAGGAGCTATTGTCAGTGGCACCGTGGCAGACCGTGTCGGTCGAAGATTC GCAATGGCAATATCAGATCTTCTCTGCATTCTTGGATATCTCCTGATAACCTTTTCCCAG AATTTTTGGTGGCTTGACATTGGAAGGCTCTCAATTGGATGTGGAATTGGCCTTCTTTCATATGTG GTTCCAGTCTATATATCAGAGATAACACCAAAGAATCTTAGAGGAGGGTTCGCAACTGTAAACCAG TTTATGATCTGTTGTGGGGCATCGCTGGCGTATGTTTTGGGGACCTTTATCACTTGGCGTACCTTGGCAATCATTG GAGTGGCACCATGTTTGCTGCAATTGGTTGGCCTTCTTGTGACTCCTGAATCCCCCAGATGGCTG GCAAGGTTTGGACATCCAGGTGCATTTGAGGCAGCATTGCAGAAGCTAAGGGGAAAGGGAACTGATATATCTGATGAAGCATTAGAAATCAAA GATTTTACAGAAAAGCTTCAGCACTTACCAGAGTCAAAGATGTTGGACCTGTTTCAAAAGGCTTATATTCGTGCTGTTACA GTTGGAGTTGGGCTAATGGTCCTTCAACAGTTTGGGGGAGTGAATGCCATTTGCTTCTATGCCAGTGAAATATTTGTTTCAGCCG GTTTCTCATCAGGAAACACAGGAATGCTTGCTATGGTTGCTGTCCAG ATTCCGATGACGGGATTAGGGGTACTTCTAATGGACAAGGCTGGAAGGAGGCCACTTTTGATG GTCTCTGCAGCTGGAACATGCCTGGGTTGCCTACTAGTTGGTTTGTCATTCTTAGCGAAG GAACATCACTGGGGAAAGGACCTGAACATATTGCTGGCTTTGGCAGGCATTCTG ATTTTCACAGGATCCTTTTCACTAGGCATGGGGGGAATACCATGGGTTATAATGTCAGAG ATCTTTCCCATAAACATGAAAGGAGCAGCAGGAAGCCTTGTGACCCTAGTAAGCTGGCTCGGCTCATGGATCATCTCGTACGCCTTCAACTTTCTCCTGGTGTGGAACTCTTATG GCACGTTCTTCATCTTTGCAACAGTCTGTGGCCTCACGGTCGTGTTTGTGGAGCGGCTAGTGCCGGAAACCAAAGGAAGAACCCTAGAAGAGATTCAAGCCTCCATGAACTCGTCCTTAACGGGACCCTTTCAGTAA
- the LOC101783931 gene encoding sugar transporter ERD6-like 5 isoform X2: protein MEHEDQEAQKPLLATAAAGSSGDGRQGASSPSSSSSIAVVVASTAVAVAGSFEFGISVGYSSPSQPGIMRDLDLSLAEVPSCIRLLVLLTRTTEHWVVSPATYSYHAHMQYSVFGSILTIGAMLGAIVSGTVADRVGRRFAMAISDLLCILGYLLITFSQVPVYISEITPKNLRGGFATVNQFMICCGASLAYVLGTFITWRTLAIIGVAPCLLQLVGLLVTPESPRWLARFGHPGAFEAALQKLRGKGTDISDEALEIKDFTEKLQHLPESKMLDLFQKAYIRAVTVGVGLMVLQQFGGVNAICFYASEIFVSAGFSSGNTGMLAMVAVQIPMTGLGVLLMDKAGRRPLLMVSAAGTCLGCLLVGLSFLAKEHHWGKDLNILLALAGILIFTGSFSLGMGGIPWVIMSEIFPINMKGAAGSLVTLVSWLGSWIISYAFNFLLVWNSYGTFFIFATVCGLTVVFVERLVPETKGRTLEEIQASMNSSLTGPFQ, encoded by the exons ATGGAGCATGAGGATCAAGAAGCCCAGAAGCCTCTcctggccacggcggcggccggaagcAGCGGTGATGGCCGTCAGGGAGCTTCgtctccctcctcttcctcttcgatTGCGGTGGTGGTCGCCAGCACTGCCGTCGCAGTCGCCGGATCCTTCGAGTTCGGCATCTCG GTGGGCTACTCGTCGCCTTCCCAGCCGGGCATCATGCGTGATCTCGACCTCTCCTTAGCCGAGGTACCCTCCTGTATTAGATTGCTCGTCTTGTTGACAAGAACAACTGAACACTGGGTAGTGTCCCCTGCAACTTACTCTTATCATGCTCATATGCAGTACTCTGTCTTTGGCTCCATACTAACGATTGGAGCAATGCTAGGAGCTATTGTCAGTGGCACCGTGGCAGACCGTGTCGGTCGAAGATTC GCAATGGCAATATCAGATCTTCTCTGCATTCTTGGATATCTCCTGATAACCTTTTCCCAG GTTCCAGTCTATATATCAGAGATAACACCAAAGAATCTTAGAGGAGGGTTCGCAACTGTAAACCAG TTTATGATCTGTTGTGGGGCATCGCTGGCGTATGTTTTGGGGACCTTTATCACTTGGCGTACCTTGGCAATCATTG GAGTGGCACCATGTTTGCTGCAATTGGTTGGCCTTCTTGTGACTCCTGAATCCCCCAGATGGCTG GCAAGGTTTGGACATCCAGGTGCATTTGAGGCAGCATTGCAGAAGCTAAGGGGAAAGGGAACTGATATATCTGATGAAGCATTAGAAATCAAA GATTTTACAGAAAAGCTTCAGCACTTACCAGAGTCAAAGATGTTGGACCTGTTTCAAAAGGCTTATATTCGTGCTGTTACA GTTGGAGTTGGGCTAATGGTCCTTCAACAGTTTGGGGGAGTGAATGCCATTTGCTTCTATGCCAGTGAAATATTTGTTTCAGCCG GTTTCTCATCAGGAAACACAGGAATGCTTGCTATGGTTGCTGTCCAG ATTCCGATGACGGGATTAGGGGTACTTCTAATGGACAAGGCTGGAAGGAGGCCACTTTTGATG GTCTCTGCAGCTGGAACATGCCTGGGTTGCCTACTAGTTGGTTTGTCATTCTTAGCGAAG GAACATCACTGGGGAAAGGACCTGAACATATTGCTGGCTTTGGCAGGCATTCTG ATTTTCACAGGATCCTTTTCACTAGGCATGGGGGGAATACCATGGGTTATAATGTCAGAG ATCTTTCCCATAAACATGAAAGGAGCAGCAGGAAGCCTTGTGACCCTAGTAAGCTGGCTCGGCTCATGGATCATCTCGTACGCCTTCAACTTTCTCCTGGTGTGGAACTCTTATG GCACGTTCTTCATCTTTGCAACAGTCTGTGGCCTCACGGTCGTGTTTGTGGAGCGGCTAGTGCCGGAAACCAAAGGAAGAACCCTAGAAGAGATTCAAGCCTCCATGAACTCGTCCTTAACGGGACCCTTTCAGTAA
- the LOC101783533 gene encoding amidase 1 isoform X1 yields MDPVECARRGKFSISTVRDFPQSIIISGGREPRRARGRHGDGAGGRRLRRLHGEIRAAASAISADGEAPVARPHLRHQGHVINFDVSGRVTGFGNPDWARTHGPAAATSPVVLAALAAGATGVGKTIMDEMGCSIDGENAHYGTPTNPCAPDRVPGGSSSGSAAAVAAKLVDFSLGTDTGGSVRVPAAYCGIFGLRPSHGLVSTENVVPMSQMFDTVGWFARDISTLSRVSNVLLPLPADNTIKQPTQFTIPKDCFEILGSLRDQTYQVLNASIAKRFGSDAVDNRNLGEFVSNNVPKIGKFISDFSKSESPSVPALSAISYVVGCLQRSEFKANHAEWVNTVKPNLGPGIRERVHGAITSEAGPMEEFHVLRTEFKAALDALVKDDGILVIPTVPGSPPKLRTEAAALENFRARAFSLLAIAGLSGFCQLSIPLGVRDGVPVSVSLVARHGADRFLLSVAEELYEALKEESKKAWSSSDSSS; encoded by the exons ATGGACCCCGTTGAATGTGCGAGGCGAGGAAAATTCAGCATTTCAACTGTACGAGATTTTCCACAATCCATCATTATCAGTGGTGGGCGGGAACCGAGAAGGGCGAGGGGAAGGCATGGCGACGGAGCTGGAGGGCGGAGACTACGGCGCCTTCATGGAGAGATTCGAGCTGCTGCCTCCGCAATCTCAGCAGACGGAGAAGCTCCCGTTGCACGGCCTCACCTTCGCCATCAAGGACATGTGATCAA CTTCGACGTCAGCGGCCGCGTCACCGGGTTCGGCAACCCGGACTGGGCGAGGACGcatggccccgccgccgccacctcccccgtCGTCCtggccgcgctggccgccggcgccaccggcgTCGGCAAGACCATCATGGACGAGATGGGCTGCAG CATCGATGGGGAGAACGCGCATTATGGCACGCCAACTAATCCCTGCGCTCCCGACAGAGTTCCTGGAGGATCCTCCAGTGGATCAGCGGCCGCGGTCGCCGCAAAGCTTGTCGACTTCTCTTTAG GCACGGACACCGGTGGCAGTGTTAGGGTACCTGCTGCCTACTGTGGCATATTTGGACTCAGGCCTTCCCATGGATTGGTTTCGACAGAAAATGTCGTTCCAATGTCGCAGATGTTTGATACTGTTG GGTGGTTTGCTAGAGATATCTCTACGTTATCTCGTGTAAGCAATGTGTTGTTGCCGCTACCTGCTGACAACACTATCAAGCAACCAACTCAATTTACAATTCCCAAGGACTGTTTTGAAATCTTAGGCTCTTTGAGGGACCAAACATATCAGGTTCTCAATGCCTCAATAGCTAAGAGATTTGGTA GTGATGCAGTAGATAATAGGAACCTTGGTGAATTCGTCTCCAACAATGTTCCGAAAATTGGGAAGTTCATTAGCGACTTCTCGAAAAGCGAATCACCTTCTGTACCTGCTCTATCTGCCATTTCATATGTCGTGGGATGCCTCCAAAG GTCCGAATTCAAAGCCAATCATGCAGAATGGGTCAACACTGTAAAGCCTAACCTAGGCCCAGGCATCCGAGAGCGGGTACACGGGGCCATTACATCAGAAGCTGGACCCATGGAGGAGTTTCATGTTCTGAGGACTGAATTCAAGGCTGCACTTGATGCTCTTGTCAAG GATGATGGAATCCTTGTGATCCCAACAGTTCCTGGTTCTCCACCAAAGCTGCGCACGGAAGCTGCTGCGCTGGAAAACTTCCGGGCAAGAGCATTTTCACTTCTTGCAATCGCTGGACTGTCTGGGTTTTGCCAG TTGAGCATTCCTCTTGGCGTGCGCGATGGCGTTCCAGTGTCGGTCTCTCTCGTGGCACGCCATGGCGCGGACAGGTTCCTCCTGAGTGTGGCTGAGGAGCTGTATGAGGCGCTCAAAGAGGAGAGCAAGAAAGCATGGAGCTCATCAGACTCCTCTTCCTGA
- the LOC101783533 gene encoding amidase 1 isoform X2: MATELEGGDYGAFMERFELLPPQSQQTEKLPLHGLTFAIKDIFDVSGRVTGFGNPDWARTHGPAAATSPVVLAALAAGATGVGKTIMDEMGCSIDGENAHYGTPTNPCAPDRVPGGSSSGSAAAVAAKLVDFSLGTDTGGSVRVPAAYCGIFGLRPSHGLVSTENVVPMSQMFDTVGWFARDISTLSRVSNVLLPLPADNTIKQPTQFTIPKDCFEILGSLRDQTYQVLNASIAKRFGSDAVDNRNLGEFVSNNVPKIGKFISDFSKSESPSVPALSAISYVVGCLQRSEFKANHAEWVNTVKPNLGPGIRERVHGAITSEAGPMEEFHVLRTEFKAALDALVKDDGILVIPTVPGSPPKLRTEAAALENFRARAFSLLAIAGLSGFCQLSIPLGVRDGVPVSVSLVARHGADRFLLSVAEELYEALKEESKKAWSSSDSSS; the protein is encoded by the exons ATGGCGACGGAGCTGGAGGGCGGAGACTACGGCGCCTTCATGGAGAGATTCGAGCTGCTGCCTCCGCAATCTCAGCAGACGGAGAAGCTCCCGTTGCACGGCCTCACCTTCGCCATCAAGGACAT CTTCGACGTCAGCGGCCGCGTCACCGGGTTCGGCAACCCGGACTGGGCGAGGACGcatggccccgccgccgccacctcccccgtCGTCCtggccgcgctggccgccggcgccaccggcgTCGGCAAGACCATCATGGACGAGATGGGCTGCAG CATCGATGGGGAGAACGCGCATTATGGCACGCCAACTAATCCCTGCGCTCCCGACAGAGTTCCTGGAGGATCCTCCAGTGGATCAGCGGCCGCGGTCGCCGCAAAGCTTGTCGACTTCTCTTTAG GCACGGACACCGGTGGCAGTGTTAGGGTACCTGCTGCCTACTGTGGCATATTTGGACTCAGGCCTTCCCATGGATTGGTTTCGACAGAAAATGTCGTTCCAATGTCGCAGATGTTTGATACTGTTG GGTGGTTTGCTAGAGATATCTCTACGTTATCTCGTGTAAGCAATGTGTTGTTGCCGCTACCTGCTGACAACACTATCAAGCAACCAACTCAATTTACAATTCCCAAGGACTGTTTTGAAATCTTAGGCTCTTTGAGGGACCAAACATATCAGGTTCTCAATGCCTCAATAGCTAAGAGATTTGGTA GTGATGCAGTAGATAATAGGAACCTTGGTGAATTCGTCTCCAACAATGTTCCGAAAATTGGGAAGTTCATTAGCGACTTCTCGAAAAGCGAATCACCTTCTGTACCTGCTCTATCTGCCATTTCATATGTCGTGGGATGCCTCCAAAG GTCCGAATTCAAAGCCAATCATGCAGAATGGGTCAACACTGTAAAGCCTAACCTAGGCCCAGGCATCCGAGAGCGGGTACACGGGGCCATTACATCAGAAGCTGGACCCATGGAGGAGTTTCATGTTCTGAGGACTGAATTCAAGGCTGCACTTGATGCTCTTGTCAAG GATGATGGAATCCTTGTGATCCCAACAGTTCCTGGTTCTCCACCAAAGCTGCGCACGGAAGCTGCTGCGCTGGAAAACTTCCGGGCAAGAGCATTTTCACTTCTTGCAATCGCTGGACTGTCTGGGTTTTGCCAG TTGAGCATTCCTCTTGGCGTGCGCGATGGCGTTCCAGTGTCGGTCTCTCTCGTGGCACGCCATGGCGCGGACAGGTTCCTCCTGAGTGTGGCTGAGGAGCTGTATGAGGCGCTCAAAGAGGAGAGCAAGAAAGCATGGAGCTCATCAGACTCCTCTTCCTGA
- the LOC101783126 gene encoding amidase 1 → MAMGIEGGDYGAFMEKFELLPPQSQQQEELPLHGLTFAIKDIFDISGRVTGFGNPDGARTHAPAAATSPVVLATLAAGATSVGKTVMDEMAYSINGENAHYGTPTNPCAPDRVPGGSSSGSAVAVAAKLVDFALGTDTGGSVRVPAAYCGIFGLRPSHGVVSTENVTPMSQMFDTVGWFARDLSTLSRVSDVLLPLPADNNIKQPTQFTIPKDCFEILGSLKDQTYQILNASVAKRFGSDAVDNRNLGEFVSNNVPTIGKFISDFSKNEAPSVPALSVISYVMRCLQRSEFKANHAEWINTVKPNLGPGIRERVHEAITSEDGPMEDFHALRTEFKSALAALVKDDGILAIPTVPGSPPKLRMEAAALENFRARAFSLLSIAGLSGFCQLSIPLGVRDGVPVSVSLVARHGADRFLLSVAQELYETLKEETKKAWSSMGSSL, encoded by the exons ATGGCGATGGGGATCGAGGGCGGAGACTACGGCGCCTTCATGGAGAAATTCGAGCTGCTGCCTCCACAATctcagcagcaggaggagctcCCGCTGCACGGCCTCACCTTCGCCATCAAGGACAT CTTCGACATCAGCGGTCGCGTCACCGGGTTCGGCAACCCGGACGGGGCGAGGACgcatgcccccgccgccgccacctcccccgtCGTCTTGGCCAcgctggccgccggcgccaccagcGTCGGCAAGACCGTCATGGATGAGATGGCCTACAG CATAAATGGGGAGAACGCACATTACGGCACGCCGACTAATCCGTGTGCTCCCGATAGAGTTCCCGGAGGATCCTCCAGTGGATCAGCTGTTGCAGTTGCTGCAAAACTCGTCGATTTCGCTCTGG GAACTGACACTGGCGGTAGTGTGAGGGTACCTGCTGCCTATTGTGGTATATTTGGACTGAGGCCTTCCCATGGAGTGGTTTCAACAGAAAATGTCACCCCAATGTCACAGATGTTTGATACTGTTG GGTGGTTTGCTAGAGATCTCTCCACGTTATCTCGTGTAAGCGACGTGTTGTTGCCGCTACCTGCTGACAACAATATCAAGCAACCAACTCAATTTACAATTCCTAAAGACTGTTTTGAAATCTTAGGTTCTCTGAAGGACCAGACATATCAGATTCTCAATGCTTCAGTAGCTAAGAGATTTGGTA GTGATGCAGTAGATAATAGGAACCTTGGTGAATTCGTCTCCAACAATGTCCCAACCATTGGAAAATTTATTAGCGACTTCTCCAAAAACGAAGCACCTTCTGTAcctgctctatctgttatttCATATGTCATGAGATGCCTCCAAAG GTCTGAATTCAAAGCCAATCATGCAGAGTGGATCAACACTGTAAAGCCTAACCTAGGTCCAGGCATCCGAGAGCGGGTGCACGAGGCCATTACATCAGAAGATGGACCCATGGAGGATTTTCATGCTCTGAGGACTGAATTCAAGTCTGCACTTGCTGCTCTTGTCAAG GATGATGGAATCCTTGCAATCCCAACAGTTCCTGGTTCTCCACCAAAGCTGCGCATGGAAGCTGCTGCGCTGGAAAACTTCCGGGCAAGAGCATTTTCCCTTCTGTCAATCGCTGGACTGTCCGGATTTTGCCAG TTGAGCATTCCTCTTGGCGTGCGCGATGGCGTTCCAGTGTCAGTCTCACTCGTGGCACGCCATGGCGCGGACCGGTTCCTCCTGAGTGTGGCTCAGGAGCTGTATGAGACGCTCAAAGAGGAGACCAAGAAAGCATGGAGCTCAATGGGCTCCTCTCTCTGA
- the LOC101782703 gene encoding uncharacterized protein LOC101782703, with protein sequence MPGQHAMRPLQLRPRAAAAAGPARPRSLPGRLSLRPCRSGRRSSRNAPVAVAATTRGGGKTTAAAAAADVVREFYDGVNRRDLAAVAPLIAEGCVYEDLVFPRPFVGRDRIIGFFGEFMGTISPDLQFVIDDISAEDSAAVGVTWHLEWRGRPFPFSRGCSFYRLQESEQQQQPQIVYGRDCVEPAAKPGDLALVIIRGVTWILERFPSLANRF encoded by the exons ATGCCTGGACAACACGCGATGCGGCCGCTCCAGCTTCGcccccgagccgccgccgccgccggtcctgcTCGGCCCCGCAGCCTCCCCGGCCGGCTGAGTCTCCGGCCGTGTCGCAGCGGCAGGAGGAGCAGCCGGAACGCGCCGGTAGCCGTAGCAGCAACgacgagaggaggagggaagacgacggcggcggcggcggcggcggacgtggTGAGGGAGTTCTACGACGGCGTGAACCGGCGCGacctggcggcggtggcgccgctcATCGCCGAGGGCTGCGTGTACGAGGACCTGGTGTTCCCGCGCCCGTTCGTGGGGCGGGACCGGATCATCGGCTTCTTCGGCGAGTTCATGGGGACCATCAGCCCCGACCTCCAGTTCGTGATCGACGACATCTCCGCCGAggactccgccgccgtcggcgttACCTGGCACCTAG AGTGGAGGGGGCGGCCATTTCCGTTCAGCAGGGGATGCAGCTTCTACCGCTTGCAGGAatcggagcagcagcagcagccacagaTCGT GTACGGTCGGGACTGCGTGGAGCCTGCCGCCAAACCCGGGGATTTGGCACTG GTTATCATCAGGGGAGTGACATGGATCCTTGAACGCTTTCCGAGCCTCGCCAACAGGTTCTGA